The DNA region tctacatatttttcACGTAACATTTGCAGACACATCTGAGCACGACCATATTTCTCCGCACTATGCCTGAGGGAGatttaaatttgtgtttattgCTTTAAGAGTCCCAGAGGAAAAGAAAATACATCTCCGAACGGAACTCGATAGTTTTCCAGAAACACATGTGGATGTTTACTGTTTGTTTCGGTGTCTTATTTCTTTGGCTCCTGttagaatcaaaataaatcataatcgAACGATTGACGTTGCTATAACCCTGTCTGATATCATTACAAATTTTGTCTGTCGTCATAAAGTAGAGATGTATACACCATATTTACGTCCagaataataattaaaaaaacacacaaattgATGTTTTTGAGAATGTTTTGAAGTCGTGTAGCTTGCATTCAGTGATAcaatagtttttgttttttttgcttTATTAATGGCCTATTGACAGCCAgattcatgtaaggacggcctcaaaTGTATGCGGTTTGTAATGAATAAgaagtgtgtggtgtgtgttttgggagactacggtatattcgtgttgtgttcttgtttagtggaactgttaccctttttatagggctttatcactgaagcatgccgacaccaagcaacacaccctatccggtcaaattttctgacaaAGAGCGAACCCGTCATCCCATTGCCTTAGTTGGCGAACCAGTCGCTAAGCAGGAGCACAcactactacttttatagactttggtatgtctcgaccaggggacagaactcagagcctACCATACAATGCCGAGCGCTCACCCAAAGGCACAAAGTGAGACGATGTCATAGAACACGCTAGGAAGAAgacagttaggaagaagagaaaagataagatcctaaattttgaCGCTTtctacgatcatgcaataggggcagcagatacaatttTAAAGCCTTGCTTCAGGGCCTTACATGATACAATAGAAAACAAACAAGTGCGTCACACTCGTCTTCGTATAGTTTCATTGATCATTATAAAGATCAACGTTCTTACCTGAAGATGGGAAAATTACATCACTAAATAATAAGGTTAAGGATAATTGTATAATTTCATTATAATGCTAGGGATATGTTCAATGAAGTAATTCAATCATGTTCAAACCTAATTTTACGATGCCTTAAACATGCAATAGGTAAATTGAAATAGATACTATCATTTATTTCCTTAACAACATGGCAAGGTGTAATTGGCCCTTCCTTTGGTGAAGACGTTATCTAGAGCAACATACTTTTCTTAGAAAAATAGTGAAAATGAACAAGCTACCATGAAGATtgcattgaaataaagaaacaaCGACTGTATTATGACGattgtttaaacattttataatcaaTACCCTAACACGACCTGATTAGAATAAATTAAAGTAGAGCCTTATTTGCTACtactatatgaaatatttagatattttagtatgtgcattaaagatgctccaccactgaaaaatggtattttttcactattaaaaacaagagTAGactttttagtatttttcttcagttacaaaagttacttaattacaccatttccaccattgaaaattttgagcttctgattttactttagttaaaaatttaaaaaaaattaatagcaTTCCGAAAAAtatccatgacactatatcttatatggaatgaagtcaagattgcgcatgcaccaaagccaatataaatcatatcatactttttgtgttaattagacatatatatacacgattaaacaacaaatattgttttaaatgatgtatatcattgatgctctgtcagcggtggagtatcttaaATGTTAGGGCTGACGATGAACGTTgtaaatacatttcaaaatacagGATAATTTCACAAACCAAAATTCTCTTGGAATTTTTAACTCAAAAATTTATTTTAGGGAATCAAAATGTCACGACCATGGCATTAACCTTCgacatgaaaatataatataatcgTAAAAATAACCGACTATATATTACGTCAATAATCCTTGTTCTTACCTTGATTTTGGACCTCAGTTGTAACATATCTCTCATTTGGTCACGATTCCCAGGTGTTGTCCTCTTCCACAGCACGAGGCCGACGATACTGTAGGCCACACATAGGACCAGTAAAGGTAACAGGTAGATTATGACAAAGAGAGCCACTGAGTAGGATCGTTGGACCTGTACCGACGGCCAAATCTCGGAACATTTAATTCTGGTTGTATTTCTGATTCGCTGTGTATGGGCAAATGGCACAACAGCTGATGCTATACATATAGAGAATATCCAGGTGGCCACAATGACATGTTTAGACCGGGCTTGGGATGCTTTGGAGTAAAGCGGAAAAGTGACAACAATAAACCTGTCCACTCCGACTGCAACGTTGATGAACACACTGGCAGAAACGGACAGCGTTTGCATGAACAACACAATCGGACACATCGGTTCTGAGAACAACCAACTTTTATAAATGGTGTCGCCAAAAGTAAATGGCATGCAGAAAACTGCCATGATCAGGTCCGCCATCGCCAAATTTATAAGAAACGGACGTAAATCTGTCCGTGATCGTCTACCACGAGCAAACACTATAACGACCAAGACGTTGCCAATAATAGAAAGCAGAGTTGTTAGGGAATACAGTAAGGAAAGAAAAACTACCCACTCCGTAGAAACCATTTCGGGATGTAGAGTTTCAGTTCCATTATCACTGTCATTGAAACGTGTGTCATTACTGATAATATCGGGTATTATAATATCCGCGTCCATTCTTAACGCAATCTGTAAGGTGACAGAGACAAAAGTTGGAAAATGATTGTAAAAAAAGCGCTAACGTTCTTTTATAGTCACTGAAATGCACCAATTTACCTACATAAAGATAATTGTACAGAACAAAGTATTCACTTCCATTCCATGGAAATCAAACAGGTGGCAAACTTATTTGTGCACTCCATTTAATCCCTTTACGAAAAGCAACTCGTTCCATGAAATAGGGTTGTTGACATAAGCCGACGGGGACGTTGGCTTGACAATGTGAATCCAACACCTGTCGTAAAACGGCTATCCCAAGCACCATGAAAACAAAACTGTGATGTCGACAAGCGTTAATGTGGCCCCATATCATATCCTTAACTCACCAGGACGTTTGAAAAGTTGAATGAATGATACATGCTGAACATAGAGTCATTAATTGTTAACGTCCATAAATGAAGATAGATAGCGACGTTGTATTGCTTTGATAGTTATAAACATTACTTATCGATCTCTTCCAGGCAAAGCAGCACAATTGATAGAAACAGGGCTAATGCCACCTCCCGCTTGTCACACTCCAATAACCGATATGGCCGGCTATCTGGAGTCGTtcgcttgttttatatatttaagtttCCCGAAAGTTATTACCTCATCAATAAAGAGGGTTTGGTTGCGAAATCCATCGGCAAATGGTTTTCTATGCAACACTCCATTCCCGACGCTGTTTAAGTGTGTAAAGTTGTTCACGAAATTTGAGCCTTACGAGAGACGACAACTTCCGAATGAAAGTGAGTGTTGTATTAAGACTGGACATAATACTGACATTCAAAGGCAAAAGAAAGCTATCAGATGTGACATTTTAGGTAACGACATGTCGACGGAATTGATCCGATCCAATAAATAAACGTCCTGACGCCTGTTGATGCG from Argopecten irradians isolate NY chromosome 5, Ai_NY, whole genome shotgun sequence includes:
- the LOC138324346 gene encoding prolactin-releasing peptide receptor-like, with product MDADIIIPDIISNDTRFNDSDNGTETLHPEMVSTEWVVFLSLLYSLTTLLSIIGNVLVVIVFARGRRSRTDLRPFLINLAMADLIMAVFCMPFTFGDTIYKSWLFSEPMCPIVLFMQTLSVSASVFINVAVGVDRFIVVTFPLYSKASQARSKHVIVATWIFSICIASAVVPFAHTQRIRNTTRIKCSEIWPSVQVQRSYSVALFVIIYLLPLLVLCVAYSIVGLVLWKRTTPGNRDQMRDMLQLRSKIKVLKMLILVVLMFGICWLPLHVFIIVVNFNPDILRYKSADEEHFFLGMYLAIHWLAMSNSFANPFIYGFFNESFRADLITLVYTWFPCCVCLKNAVPVSSSGRSTDYQTFIRHRSSAMSASSSSWSSKQSSVRSMASCGSVTTSEGKSTPRETNLRNNLLRKNSVLLDVISIQAKSSRTNGPRDDV